The genomic region GGCAGATGCAGGAAGAGGAAGCTGGTCGGGGCTCATACTGCACAGAGCGAGGGTCTCATACTTGTGGCCCCTTGGCCAACTCCACTATGGAGGAAGGAATCTTCAACTGGGCATAGCTCCCTACATCAGGATCCCCACTGCTCCCCATCACCCTGCACTCAGGAACTTCATTTACCTTCTTACGTGACCTGTCTGGCCCCTGAATTCATTTGAGGGCCCCTAGGACGGTAGCCAGTGTTGTTTGTAAGAGCATCAAGGCCTGTTTGTAACAGCCCCACTTAGTCATCCCCACCAGATGCTTGGCAGGCAGGGAGGACAGGTGCCGGCCCCATTTTACAGGGGTTCATGGGAGGGGCCCCCAGCTGCTCAGCTGGATCCAGATCAACCGGGACATATCGACTCCCCTAAGGCACAGTAGAATCTGGATATTCAGGCTGCAGAGAGAACCAGCAAGCACATCCACGTTGATGACCACAAGGAAGACCTGGTCATGGCCCCTCTCCTCCCTGATCCAGGGAGGTTCTCTCTGAACCCCAGCTACAGGCCTTCTCCTatcctctgcccccaccctgaAATTACCATCACAGGAACACAGCTCATTTCAGCACTGGCAGGGGAGGCAGCCCCGAGGCCTTCAGACTCTCAGGAAGAGTAGTCTGGGGACTCAGAGAATTAGGAAGTCTGTAGGGCACCAAGCTCAGAGCTGAGGCACAGTCTGCCCCTGTCCGGGGTCTGTGCTGGGCCCACCCGTCCCCACCCACACCTGGGAACCCCAGCAGGAGTATCTGGAGCCGTGTGAgcccctctctgggcttcccccAGGTAGTGGGGCGTGGAAACTGTCCCAGCCTCCATCCCATCTCTGCTTCCACGTGGGGCAGCCTGTCCTCACCAGCCCAGCCCAGGTGTTCCTGGGAACTTCCCCTCATCTAAACTGAACCCACAAATACTGATCACCCCAGCTGGGCCAGCCGGCTCCTCCCTGGGTCCCGGCCATGCCCGCAAAGCTCTGGAGTAAGAGCCTGGGGACACCCAAGCTGCATTCCAGTCCCGAAGGTCAGGCACCGCTGTGCTCTCTGGCCCACTGGGCCCCCAGCCAGGGGCAGGGCCATGCCTGAGAGCTACTCTGTGCTGGCCCAGCTAGGCCACATTGCAGGACAGCCTCCCCATGTAAAATGTCAGCCCCTGGGGGCAGACATCCCTGATTTCCAGGTCTCGCTCAGCCTCCGCTCCAGCCTAGTGCCTGGCACGCCGGAGGACCCGGGCCAGGACTTGCTGAATGAACAGAAGAACCCTGCTGGCCCCTTGCCCAGCCTCCTGTGGcttggattttttccccccaatctgGTGTCTCTATTGTCTTTTCTCAGTCGCCTGGCTCCTCTCTCAGATGCTGGGTCTCTGCCTCCCTGTTTGACTCTCTCTGCCTCAGGATCCCTGAGCTctcctgtttctctctccctgctGCCCCGTGGTCCCCACAGCCTGTATCCCGTCTCGGTCCTCACTGAGTTTCAGGGTCCCCCGCACCATCCTTCTCCCAGCTCACAACCCTCTGTGGCTCCATCGCGTCTAGAACAAACCCAAGTCCTCAGGCCCCACATGAACCCCCCGCTGCCCTTTGGATCTCACCCCACCGCCGCCCCCTCTCCTGGCCTATCTGTTCCCACCACACTCACCATCCACGCCAAGCAAGGACGCCCCTCAAGGCCTCTGCCTGTGTCCTGTTCTCCTTGGGGCCCAGTCATCCCTCCTTGATTCCCTCAGGGAGACCCATAAACAGAGTCGGACCCTCCATCAGCACTCTGTCCCTCCACCATCCGTCCTTTCAGACACTGGTCATTCCTTGACATTGCACAGCATGTCTTCATTTGAGTATTGTCTGTCTTTTCAACAACATAAGCTCCGTGAGGTGCCTAGCGCAGTGCCTAGCACACAGTCAGAGCTCATTAGACATTTGCTGAGTGACTGCCTCTACCCGCCTTGTCTCCCCCTgactcccctccccgcccctgctTCCTGACTCGGAGGCCTCTCCCCACAGTTCACGCCCGCCATCCGGCCGTTCCTGCAGACCATCTCCATCGGACTGGTGTCCTTCGGGGAGCACTACAAACGCAACGAGACCGGCATCAGTGAGTCCCTGCAGGGCCCTGCCCACAGCCGCCCCCACCCTTCCTGTCCCTCCCCCACACCAGGGCCCCAGCAAGGCCACCAGGGGCTTCCTGACACCCCTCCCGACCTCCAGGTGTGACCGCCAGCTCCCTCTTCACTGGCGGCCGCTTTGCCATCGACCCCGAGCTGCGTGGGGCTGAGTTTGAGCGGATCATTCAGAACCTGGACGTGCACTTCTGGAAAGCCTTCTGGAATATCACCGAGATCCAGGTGCTATCGGTGAGCCTGGGGTCCAGCGATGGGGGCGTGATGGGACCCAGAGACACGTCCCAGGCCCAGGGAGGGCACAGGAGGGAAGAGACGGGcggggaggtgagaggggaggCGTGAGGGGGAACCCTGCAGCTCCTCCTGTTACCCCCGGCCCAGTCTCTAGCAAACATGGCCTCGACCACCGTGAGGGTAAGCCGCCTGCTCAGCCTGCCGCCCATCGCCTTTGAAATGCCTCTGACCTCGGACCCAGAGCTCACGGTCACCATCTCACCCCCGCTGGCCCACACAGGCCCCGGGCCTGTCTTCGTGAGGCTTATCTCCTATGACCTGCGGGAAGGACAGGTAGGGCCCCGGCTCTGCCAGAACAGGCACAGAGCTAGGAGCACAGTGGGAGCGCCTTCCCCACCTCCCGCCTCACAGCTCACACCTGCCCCCTCTCCCGTCTCTCAGAACACGGTCCTCTTGGAGGAGTGAGGCCCAGGcaggccacccccaccccgtgaCCCACcacctccttcttcctctccccctaggacagcaaggagctcagtGGCTTCATCAGTTCCGAAGGCCCCAGGAGCCTGGAGCTGCGGCTACGCCCCCAGCAGGCACCCCGCTCCAAGGCCCTGGTGGTGCACATCCACGGTGGCGGCTTCGTGGCCCAGACCTCCAAGTCCCACGAGCCTTACCTCAAGAGCTGGGCCCAGGAGCTGGGCGCCCCCATCCTCTCCATCGACTACTCCCTGGCCCCCGAGGCCCCCTTCCCCCGGGCGCTCGAAGAGTGCTTCTACGCCTACTGCTGGGCCGTCAAGCACTGTGCCCTCCTGGGTGAGCCCCCTTCCCAGCCTGCCTCAGCCCGCGCCGGGCACAGCAGGGGCAAAGAGCCACGAGGTGCGGGAGCCTCAGTCTTGGCACCCTGCCTTCCCGTCCACCTCCCACCACCCAGCCTCTGCCACCTGCCCATTGTGTCCCCCGCCCTCTCCTCCAGCTCTGCCTGTTGCCCCCGGGCTCCCACCCTCCACTCAACTGTTTCCTCTTCCTGCTTCCCCGACTCTAGCCCTGATGCTCCATGCCCCCTAGCCTCTgacctttccttccctcctcctgttTCTGTACCCACTGCTGTCCCTTGTTGGCGGCCACCCGGCCAGGCTCCAGCCCATTCTTCCAGCTCCTCCGCCCTCCTGCTCCCCACATGGCCCGGGAGGCACAGAGCAGGATGAGGTCATGCCGAGGGGCACAGGGCTGCCATCTTCTGGCCTTGCTGCCCCTCCGTCCTGACATGGGCGCTGGGTCTCCCCTCTCTCAGCACCCTTCCTCCTTGCTCCTGACCCCCAGCCCCCCAAGCTTCCCCACAGCTTCCTGATCTCCAGACCTATccatgtcctcagcctgcctgATCCTCTGCCCACTATCCCCCAAATGGGTCCAGATCCTTGCCTTAGTTTCCCAGTCTCTAAAATGGCAGTGGGCCAGACCCCCACACCCGACCTCCGAGAGCCCAGAGCTCCAGCTCCTCCCTGCCAGGCTTGACCAAGCCCCCTCCACACCAGGCTCAACAGGTGAGCGGATATGCCTCGCTGGAGACAGCGCCGGCGGGAACCTCTGCCTCACCGTGTCCCTTCGGGCAGCAGCCTACGGGGTGCGGGTGCCAGACGGCATCATGGCAGCCTACCCGGCCaccatgctgcagtccaccgcCTCTCCTTCCCGCCTGCTGAGCCTCATGGACCCCCTGCTGCCTCTCAGCGTGCTCTCCAAGTGCGTCAGCGCCTATGCCGGTTAGTCCCATCCGCACACAACTGGGGCCCTGGCTCCTTTGGGGGCAGAGACTAGAGCCCTGTCTCGTTGGGTGCAAAGGGGAGGAATCTGAGACTCCCTGTTCCTGCTGAAGCGGTCAGACAGTCTGGGTCCCTGAGAGCAGAGATGCCTGAGGGTGTGTGTGTTGAGACTGGGCCCAGAAAGAGAGGAGACCTACTcacccccccatacacacacatccactcacaggtgaggagactgaggaCCACCCCGACTCAAACCAGAAGGCGCTGGGCATGATGGGGCTCATGCAGCGGGACACGGCCCTGCTCTTCCGAGACCTCCGCCTGGGCGCCTCCTCGTGGCTCAACGCCTTCTTGGAGCTGGGCGGGCAAAAGTCCCACCTGAAATCGGTGTCCAAGACCGGTGAGTGGCACCCTTCCCTCACACACCCATCCAGAGTGGCCAGGAGGGACAGCCTGGCACCAGAAGTCCTGGGGAAGGCAAGGGGCTGGGCCCTGGGCACTCAGGGAAGCAGAGATCACCTTCCTGGCTCCCTGCCATAAAGCCTTAGTCCACATTCTAGAAATTCCAGAACTTCTGATCACACGGGTCAGCTCAGAATCCCAGGAACTATAAGATTTAGCTTTCCAAATACCATCTCCCAGAAAGGCACCCTAGGGAATGACTCAGAAGGCCAGCTGTGTGTCCTGATTTTCAGTCCCAAGAATCCAGTCCACCGAAATTCCCTGGGCCCTCAGGTGGAAGTCCAGCCCTCCTATATTCTTTCCTGACTTTTAACAGAGGCATGCAGGGAGATCAGAAAGTGGGAGAGACATCAGTAAGTGGAGGAAATCCCCATCCTGGGTAGGTGGAAAGACCCTCAGGCTGCCAAAAGTCACTTCCATCCAGGGATCCATTGTTTCCCATTTCCTAcattttaaggatttttaaagCACAGCCACCTCAAATTACTTTCTATCTCTAATAAATCAACAGCATTTTCTGGGTAATAGAAATTGCATTTTCAAAAGTAGATACCATtcccagggacttccttggcagtccagtggttaggactcagcgctttcacagccgagaacacaggttcaatccctggtcagggaactaggatcccacaagccatgggcCAAGAGAAAAAGGAGATACAGTTCCTGTTATTCAGAAAATTACTCCAATTgaatatgctttattttaaattcaatttttaatattAGGATATTCCAACCAACACAAATAAATACACCCAAAAACAGGTGGcacagttgctaaagaatctgcctgcacatgcaggagactcaagagactcagtttcgatccctgggtggggaaaatcccctgcagaaggaaatggcaacccattccagtattcttgtctgggaaatgccatggacagaggagcctgatgggccacagtccatggggtggcaaagtagGACTCAACTAAGCACATACATGcaaaagcaattaaaaaggaTTTGAATTTTAGACACATGGACCATTTGGCACTGGGGCTTTCCTTGTAGGAGAAAGGTAACAAGAGCAGACCCTAGAGGCACACACGCCAGTCAAGCTCCCCACAGTACCGGGTACTATACCAGCCAAGTTGCAGTATCTGTGAGCCTAGCTTTGCCCCTCTGGGGGAAACAGGAACAGTTAGAATACCTACCTCATTCTGTTGCTGTAAGGACTGCCTACCCATTTGTGTCGAGCACAATAGGTGCACAGTAGGTGCTGTTTTGTGCCTTGTACCTAAAACACAGTAGGTGCGCTTAGAAGATGCCAGCACCCTGATAGGCTGTGTCTGTGACTCTAGTCAACAGCTTGGTTCCACTGACTCTCTGGGCCACAGGGCACCTAAGCAGTTATTTTTGTATCATCCTGCATTTTGACTTCATGGATTTATAAAGGCaagtgaaacaaaaaaagaaaaactgaaaaatgtaagGTCCTGGCAGTAGTGGTAAGCAGAATGGTCCTGATCAAATCAGGGGAGCTGAAGCCACAGTGGGCCCACCAGGCAGGCCTGAAGTGCACCTTTAGCATCAGTTGGGCACTAGCTTGTCTGGTGATTcaaagggaagggatggggacttccctggcggtccagtggctaagactccatgctcccagtgcagggggcctgagttcgatccttggtcagggaactaagatcccacgtgcttcacagctcagccaaaaaaccaaacaaagggACAGAATGAGATAAAGAACAGGAAGGAATTTTGGGGAGCAGATCTACATAGCTAAAGCTGTGGGTGTCTCTGGAAGTCTTGATATGTCCTCAAGTTCTTTTTAACACCCTGTGAACAGAGCCTCCTTTCAAGCCATGTGGGCCTGCTCACCATTCCACTTTGATCCGTTCATACTCTCTGTCTCAGGTGACCAGGAAAAGCTGACAGCCCCATGTTGGGGGCTAAGGAGGCAGCTAAAACAAGGCACCTGGTAATAAAACATTACAaggtgtttggcagaaaccaacacaattctgtaaagcaattatccttcaattaaaaataagtttagaatttaaaaaataaatatatagatatagatatattatGACCTCCCAGGGATGTGTTCTGTGCTCAATtgttcagacatgtctgactctttgtggccccatggagcacagccctccaggctcctctgtccatggaattttccatgcaagaatactggagtgggctgccatttcctcctccaggagatatcCCCAACCCTGGGATGGAcaccacgcctcctgcattgacaggcggattctttactagcaccacctgggaagcctccccaGGGGTAGCAGTACCTAATCCCGAATCTTATCAATCCCACTGAGTTCCCACCACCTCCTATGAGGTAAGGACTATTTTTATCCCCTTTGttcagaagaggaaacaggctcCCAGAGGTAAACTGACTGGCATTTCATGTTcccagtcacacacacactcctccgtTAGGACACAGCCTCACCTCCAAGACAGGGGACTCCTTCCACCGCCCCCTTGGAAGTGCAGCCTGGAGCACCCTGTAGTCTGGGCCTCTACAGCCCCAGGGTGCAATTCCCCCACCGGCCTCTGCCCCCGAGGTGGACTTCCCTGCCAGCCACCCACACACCCGACCCACAGAGCCAGGCTCAGCTGCAGGCCTGGCCGGTCCCCTCACCTTGCTCCTCTCACAGAGCCAATGCGGCGCAGTGTGTCTGAAGCAGCCCTGACCCAGTCGGAGGGCCCACTGGGAACGGACTCCCTCAAGGGCCTGAAGCTTCATGACCTGAGCCTCAGGAACAGCTGCGAGACACCAGACACCCCGGAGCTGTCACTGTCAGCGGAGACACTCCGCACCTCCACACCCTCAACCGTCAACTTCTTACTTGGGTCTGAGGATAGATCTGAAGGGTCTGAGGCCCCAGAGGAGCTGAGCAACAAGGACCGAGTTCGAGGTGTGGGCGCGGCCTTCCCCGAGGGC from Muntiacus reevesi chromosome 2, mMunRee1.1, whole genome shotgun sequence harbors:
- the LIPE gene encoding hormone-sensitive lipase isoform X5, giving the protein MAAPGVKMAFKEQPGYEMMSGFGGMSTPRRKISSQNPRQYQYTASRLLQRMDLRTMTQSLVTLAEDNMAFFSSQGPGETARRLTGVFAGIREQALGLEPTLGRLLSVAHLFDLDTETPANGYRSLVHTARCCLAHLLHKSRYVASNRRSIFFRTGHNLAELEAYLAAVTQLRALAYYAQRLLTTNKPGRLFFEGDERVIADFLREYVTLHKGCFYGRCLGFQFTPAIRPFLQTISIGLVSFGEHYKRNETGISVTASSLFTGGRFAIDPELRGAEFERIIQNLDVHFWKAFWNITEIQVLSSLANMASTTVRVSRLLSLPPIAFEMPLTSDPELTVTISPPLAHTGPGPVFVRLISYDLREGQDSKELSGFISSEGPRSLELRLRPQQAPRSKALVVHIHGGGFVAQTSKSHEPYLKSWAQELGAPILSIDYSLAPEAPFPRALEECFYAYCWAVKHCALLGSTGERICLAGDSAGGNLCLTVSLRAAAYGVRVPDGIMAAYPATMLQSTASPSRLLSLMDPLLPLSVLSKCVSAYAGEETEDHPDSNQKALGMMGLMQRDTALLFRDLRLGASSWLNAFLELGGQKSHLKSVSKTEPMRRSVSEAALTQSEGPLGTDSLKGLKLHDLSLRNSCETPDTPELSLSAETLRTSTPSTVNFLLGSEDRSEGSEAPEELSNKDRVRGVGAAFPEGFHPRRCSQGAMWMPLYSAPIVKNPFMSPLLAPDSMLQTLPPVHIVACALDPMLDDSVMFARRLRGLGQPVTLRVVEDLPHGFLSLAALCQETRQAAALCVERIRLVLNLPGPPV
- the LIPE gene encoding hormone-sensitive lipase isoform X4, with protein sequence MDLRTMTQSLVTLAEDNMAFFSSQGPGETARRLTGVFAGIREQALGLEPTLGRLLSVAHLFDLDTETPANGYRSLVHTARCCLAHLLHKSRYVASNRRSIFFRTGHNLAELEAYLAAVTQLRALAYYAQRLLTTNKPGRLFFEGDERVIADFLREYVTLHKGCFYGRCLGFQFTPAIRPFLQTISIGLVSFGEHYKRNETGISVTASSLFTGGRFAIDPELRGAEFERIIQNLDVHFWKAFWNITEIQVLSSLANMASTTVRVSRLLSLPPIAFEMPLTSDPELTVTISPPLAHTGPGPVFVRLISYDLREGQDSKELSGFISSEGPRSLELRLRPQQAPRSKALVVHIHGGGFVAQTSKSHEPYLKSWAQELGAPILSIDYSLAPEAPFPRALEECFYAYCWAVKHCALLGSTGERICLAGDSAGGNLCLTVSLRAAAYGVRVPDGIMAAYPATMLQSTASPSRLLSLMDPLLPLSVLSKCVSAYAGEETEDHPDSNQKALGMMGLMQRDTALLFRDLRLGASSWLNAFLELGGQKSHLKSVSKTEPMRRSVSEAALTQSEGPLGTDSLKGLKLHDLSLRNSCETPDTPELSLSAETLRTSTPSTVNFLLGSEDRSEGSEAPEELSNKDRVRGVGAAFPEGFHPRRCSQGAMWMPLYSAPIVKNPFMSPLLAPDSMLQTLPPVHIVACALDPMLDDSVMFARRLRGLGQPVTLRVVEDLPHGFLSLAALCQETRQAAALCVERIRLVLNLPGPPV
- the LIPE gene encoding hormone-sensitive lipase isoform X1, whose protein sequence is MESAWETRPWVASEAPASKRVQEGSKSQRRRWWRKARAKASRLLQRMDLRTMTQSLVTLAEDNMAFFSSQGPGETARRLTGVFAGIREQALGLEPTLGRLLSVAHLFDLDTETPANGYRSLVHTARCCLAHLLHKSRYVASNRRSIFFRTGHNLAELEAYLAAVTQLRALAYYAQRLLTTNKPGRLFFEGDERVIADFLREYVTLHKGCFYGRCLGFQFTPAIRPFLQTISIGLVSFGEHYKRNETGISVTASSLFTGGRFAIDPELRGAEFERIIQNLDVHFWKAFWNITEIQVLSSLANMASTTVRVSRLLSLPPIAFEMPLTSDPELTVTISPPLAHTGPGPVFVRLISYDLREGQDSKELSGFISSEGPRSLELRLRPQQAPRSKALVVHIHGGGFVAQTSKSHEPYLKSWAQELGAPILSIDYSLAPEAPFPRALEECFYAYCWAVKHCALLGSTGERICLAGDSAGGNLCLTVSLRAAAYGVRVPDGIMAAYPATMLQSTASPSRLLSLMDPLLPLSVLSKCVSAYAGEETEDHPDSNQKALGMMGLMQRDTALLFRDLRLGASSWLNAFLELGGQKSHLKSVSKTEPMRRSVSEAALTQSEGPLGTDSLKGLKLHDLSLRNSCETPDTPELSLSAETLRTSTPSTVNFLLGSEDRSEGSEAPEELSNKDRVRGVGAAFPEGFHPRRCSQGAMWMPLYSAPIVKNPFMSPLLAPDSMLQTLPPVHIVACALDPMLDDSVMFARRLRGLGQPVTLRVVEDLPHGFLSLAALCQETRQAAALCVERIRLVLNLPGPPV
- the LIPE gene encoding hormone-sensitive lipase isoform X3, whose protein sequence is MRASRLLQRMDLRTMTQSLVTLAEDNMAFFSSQGPGETARRLTGVFAGIREQALGLEPTLGRLLSVAHLFDLDTETPANGYRSLVHTARCCLAHLLHKSRYVASNRRSIFFRTGHNLAELEAYLAAVTQLRALAYYAQRLLTTNKPGRLFFEGDERVIADFLREYVTLHKGCFYGRCLGFQFTPAIRPFLQTISIGLVSFGEHYKRNETGISVTASSLFTGGRFAIDPELRGAEFERIIQNLDVHFWKAFWNITEIQVLSSLANMASTTVRVSRLLSLPPIAFEMPLTSDPELTVTISPPLAHTGPGPVFVRLISYDLREGQDSKELSGFISSEGPRSLELRLRPQQAPRSKALVVHIHGGGFVAQTSKSHEPYLKSWAQELGAPILSIDYSLAPEAPFPRALEECFYAYCWAVKHCALLGSTGERICLAGDSAGGNLCLTVSLRAAAYGVRVPDGIMAAYPATMLQSTASPSRLLSLMDPLLPLSVLSKCVSAYAGEETEDHPDSNQKALGMMGLMQRDTALLFRDLRLGASSWLNAFLELGGQKSHLKSVSKTEPMRRSVSEAALTQSEGPLGTDSLKGLKLHDLSLRNSCETPDTPELSLSAETLRTSTPSTVNFLLGSEDRSEGSEAPEELSNKDRVRGVGAAFPEGFHPRRCSQGAMWMPLYSAPIVKNPFMSPLLAPDSMLQTLPPVHIVACALDPMLDDSVMFARRLRGLGQPVTLRVVEDLPHGFLSLAALCQETRQAAALCVERIRLVLNLPGPPV
- the LIPE gene encoding hormone-sensitive lipase isoform X2, whose amino-acid sequence is MGMLQITAATGTEAVWTSEASRLLQRMDLRTMTQSLVTLAEDNMAFFSSQGPGETARRLTGVFAGIREQALGLEPTLGRLLSVAHLFDLDTETPANGYRSLVHTARCCLAHLLHKSRYVASNRRSIFFRTGHNLAELEAYLAAVTQLRALAYYAQRLLTTNKPGRLFFEGDERVIADFLREYVTLHKGCFYGRCLGFQFTPAIRPFLQTISIGLVSFGEHYKRNETGISVTASSLFTGGRFAIDPELRGAEFERIIQNLDVHFWKAFWNITEIQVLSSLANMASTTVRVSRLLSLPPIAFEMPLTSDPELTVTISPPLAHTGPGPVFVRLISYDLREGQDSKELSGFISSEGPRSLELRLRPQQAPRSKALVVHIHGGGFVAQTSKSHEPYLKSWAQELGAPILSIDYSLAPEAPFPRALEECFYAYCWAVKHCALLGSTGERICLAGDSAGGNLCLTVSLRAAAYGVRVPDGIMAAYPATMLQSTASPSRLLSLMDPLLPLSVLSKCVSAYAGEETEDHPDSNQKALGMMGLMQRDTALLFRDLRLGASSWLNAFLELGGQKSHLKSVSKTEPMRRSVSEAALTQSEGPLGTDSLKGLKLHDLSLRNSCETPDTPELSLSAETLRTSTPSTVNFLLGSEDRSEGSEAPEELSNKDRVRGVGAAFPEGFHPRRCSQGAMWMPLYSAPIVKNPFMSPLLAPDSMLQTLPPVHIVACALDPMLDDSVMFARRLRGLGQPVTLRVVEDLPHGFLSLAALCQETRQAAALCVERIRLVLNLPGPPV